From Candidatus Stygibacter australis, the proteins below share one genomic window:
- a CDS encoding tetratricopeptide repeat protein has protein sequence GEYCQDGMLEAIANTFPAAKVERFKFSNLLFSEELEQELQEEELAAYVIPISLACKILFSKSAQLLQTNFLEKKIIKSQKMVQFSWHSVLMLAILLGISFSFTNNILDLQSQLNTLKIQLENKKAEYEKVKSEHDPGPEIQNEIQRLTAQFEKMKSLYNNKAIWSQIMEKLTLEFEKYPISWLSNIQGNQEGFTILGSTTKRENIVKISDCFPDGTIKSVMSNEWETRTIWDFEIRYSYLPALPIVQSWSDKNSPKVVEVSDQDKVKDESIQKPRKTKRKMDPIYEKYRQISEEYNQYHHEDMILHAQEFIKKYPESSLVTNCRYLIGEIKYRNGKIKEAEDLFDQVLKVDSPMEPYALYQLAQIYTQTERPYLAIVNLNLLTKKYPQSDVVSKAEILLKKLAAYHE, from the coding sequence GGTGAATATTGCCAGGATGGGATGCTGGAAGCCATTGCTAATACATTCCCTGCTGCCAAGGTAGAAAGATTCAAATTCAGTAATTTGCTTTTTTCAGAAGAATTAGAACAGGAGTTACAAGAAGAGGAACTGGCTGCTTATGTGATACCTATATCACTTGCCTGCAAGATATTATTCAGTAAATCAGCTCAATTGCTCCAGACAAATTTCCTGGAGAAGAAGATCATTAAAAGTCAGAAAATGGTTCAATTTTCCTGGCATAGTGTTTTGATGTTAGCCATATTATTAGGGATCAGCTTCTCATTCACAAATAATATACTGGATTTGCAAAGCCAATTGAATACCCTGAAAATTCAGCTTGAGAACAAAAAGGCTGAATATGAGAAAGTAAAATCTGAGCACGACCCGGGACCTGAAATTCAAAATGAGATCCAGCGGTTAACAGCACAATTTGAAAAAATGAAATCGCTTTATAATAATAAAGCAATCTGGTCACAAATCATGGAAAAGCTAACTCTGGAATTTGAGAAATATCCTATCAGCTGGTTATCAAATATCCAGGGTAATCAGGAAGGATTTACGATTTTGGGATCAACCACTAAACGTGAGAATATAGTAAAAATATCCGATTGTTTCCCTGATGGTACAATAAAAAGCGTTATGTCAAATGAATGGGAGACGAGGACTATCTGGGATTTTGAGATCAGGTACAGTTATTTACCGGCATTGCCAATAGTACAAAGCTGGAGTGATAAAAATTCCCCGAAAGTTGTTGAAGTTTCTGATCAAGATAAAGTAAAGGATGAAAGCATCCAAAAGCCCAGGAAAACTAAGCGTAAGATGGATCCAATATATGAAAAATATCGACAAATATCAGAAGAATACAATCAATATCATCATGAAGATATGATACTTCATGCCCAGGAATTTATTAAAAAGTATCCTGAGAGTTCTTTAGTGACAAATTGTCGTTATTTAATTGGTGAAATAAAATATCGAAATGGTAAGATCAAAGAAGCTGAAGACCTGTTTGATCAGGTTTTGAAAGTGGATAGTCCGATGGAACCTTATGCTTTATATCAGCTTGCTCAAATATACACACAGACTGAGAGACCATACCTGGCGATTGTCAATCTGAATCTGCTTACAAAAAAATATCCTCAAAGCGATGTGGTTTCCAAAGCTGAAATCTTATTAAAAAAATTGGCGGCTTATCATGAATAA